The DNA sequence GCTTTTGACAATTTCCGAGAGGcttaacatttaaatttgatCAGTGGCTTTctttatttatgaataataaatattaggACAGAGCCAGGACAATACCTTTATGTTGGCTTTGTTCGCTGCCAATGTAATGGTGCTAGGTGGACTGCGTATATTGAAGCCAACTATGCAGGCACCACAAGCTTGGGCTAAATCCACATCAGATTGAGAAATGGGACCAACACCAACATGAACGATATTTACATGTACCTACCAAGGCAAGTGAAGCATATTAATTACAgataaaaaatgattaacaaTATGCAGTCATTACAAAGGAGTATTTTTCTTTCTGCTAATGCTACCAATTAGCCAATTCTATCAAACTCTTTTTAGTGAATGACAGGCCAAGAAAGGCCCCATCTGaatcaataattattaaatgagaAAGGACTTCTCGTTATTTGGAAGCTTTCTACCACTTAAAACGATGCAATTCAAAAACTTCAACAAGAGAAATTGCAAATGAAGTATTACAATCATAATTCTTTTCCCAGTCAAGAACCACACAATGTTTCGAACATAATGAGAATATACCTGTGAGCTATTTAAACTCCTCAATGCATCTGTTACTGCTTGAACAGTACCTTGTACATCAGCTTGAACAATAATAGGCAATTCTACCCTTTCAAATTCCTCTTCTGAAGTATCTGGACTTTCTGCTCTCTCTTCACTGGCTTTATGAAGTCTATCTTTCTCCAATTTCTTCTTCCTACCATTACTGAGCATCCTTGCCCTTTCCTCTGAATCCACAACCACAACATCATCCCCAGCCATAGGAAGACCTTTTAGTCCTTCAATCTCAACAGGTATTGCAGGTCCTGCTGATTCAATAACCTTACCCACCATATTTCTAATGGCCCTTATTCTTCCCCATTCAGCTCCAACAACAATGTGCTGTCCAGATAGCAACGTTCCAGATTTGACAATTGCTGTGGCCAAAGGCCCACGGCCCCTGTCAAGCCTTGCTTCAACTACATAGGCTTGAGCAGTCCCATCAACTCTGGCCTTTAGATCCATCATTTCAGCCTGAAGAAGTAAAGCCTCTTCCAACCTGTCTAATCCAGATTTCTTTATTGCAGACACTTCGACAACCTGGACATCACCACCCAAATCCTCCAACAATAGTCCTTCTGAGCCAAGCTGAATCCGAACCCTCTCAGGATCAGCACCTGGCTTATCACATTTGTTAATAGCAACCACAATTGGAACATTTGCTACCTTAGCATGATTCATAGCTTCCAGAGTTTGTGGCATCACACCATCATCTGCTGCTACCACTAGAACAACAATATCAGTAACAGCAGCACCTCTTGCTCGCATGGCACTGAATGCTGCATGCCCTGGTGTGTCTAGGAATGTTAAAGAAGCCCCCGATGACATGCCTACAACAAATGCACCAAGATGCTGGGTGATTCCTCCAGCTTCCTTAGCAGCAACAGATGTCTGGCGTAGTGCATCTAAAAGGGAAGTTTTACCATGATCAACATGGCCCATGACTGTCACAACAGCTGGCCGTGTTTTAAGCTGAGCACCTTCATCAGAATGAAGTCTTCTAACATTGAACCCTACTTCCTGTAATGAAAGGATGACGAGATAGCTCAATGGCAATTCCTCACATGTAAATGAAAGATCAAACTACATAAAGAAGAATGCTCTACATTATAGAATTGGAAGTTATTTTTGTAAAAGTAGTTTTGTTTTCAAGCAATAAGAAtgtaaaaattgtaaatttggaGTGATAACTTCATCTATACCAAAGATATTGTTTGCATCTCGAAGGGAATCCTCTTCTTATTTCATTAATATCATCaattattgaataataataGTGTGAACATTATAAGCCCTCAAAAATTCAGCCACAACAGATCTAATTTGAGCTGGGTCCAATTTAGTTAGGTTCATGAGACCTGTTTCACTGAATTTAGTGCAATGACTCAAAAAATGAGGAAAATGGGCCCAAACGAATTTGGTTCTCCACTTTAAGTTTGAATTAGAGGGGAACTGATTTTCAAATCAATTATTTTCTAATCAAGATGCATTGAAAGCTTGCAAGAATGTAGCCTCAATCAAATCATGTCACCTCTCAATTTGAAGACTTGTCacaaaattaaatgttttttcgcacaaaaattttaactttcTAAATCTTATGAAATTCAAGATAggaagtaaaaacaaaaatgctAAATCAAAACCATGCCTTCAAAATACCAAATAATTCACAAATTTGGGGGAGATTTAACAATAACTaggtcataattaattaaaactgtGTAACAAGCCCGATGATGATTATCCTATCAGAACCAAGATATGCATTTATCAGTGCAAAACATTAGAGTTTGCAAACAGGCCAAATTTGAAAAGCATATTTTGTCCAGATTCAAGCGCAAGGCAAAAGGTGTGTACCATTGCAACCAATTCAGCAACATCAATGCTAATGGGGTCAAACTCTGAATCAACCTTTTCACCAACATTCAAAACTATCTCTTGCAGAGAACCAATGGTAACACCTGTCTGCTTAGCAAGCTCAAGGATGGTCATCCCTTCAAATATATCAATTGTTTTATCTGGAGAGGATTTTGCCGTCACATTTTGCTTGGGAGGTACATAAGGTGCTTCAACAGGTGCTTGGCCCCTATTTTCTTTCCGCACTCTTTTCAACTTTCTTGGGTGCTCTTAAGCCAGGCGCTGCTTCCCACCTCGCGAGAAGATCCAGACTAGCATGAAAATACCTATGAAATATAAGCAAATTAGAAGCATTCAAAGAAATCCAACAGGAATTCCAATGAAGGcaggataaataaatattgtaaaacaTGATTATATCAAAGAATTAGAATATATTTATCACAATGTTTTCATTGTCATATAAGCTAATATATcatgttttaatattatttccAAGATCATAGCACTAGCAAAATAGGATGGTACACCTTTTTATCTTCAGTGGCAGATAAATAGAATCTATTCCACTGCTACCAGATTCCCAGAAAAGCATAAAATTTGAAGAAGATCATTCAGCATAGATGAACCACCAAGAATCAAGAATACATgaggaaaaacaaataattatgaTTACCTTCTAACTACACAATAAAATACATTGCAATATGATGACTTTATTACCATCTCCTCCACATTTGGGAATCTACTTAGCAAATTCAGGACTCTAATATTGAATAGGTCAGAAAGTTCTCCAATAAGAGATAGAACTATCCAAAATCAGTCACACAACCTCTATACAAACATTAGCAAACTTACCAAAAGTAATCCCCAACTTCAGTTTTAACTGAGAAAGCAACTTTTCCAGATATTGTTACTCACTCAATGCCTATATATGGATGAGGCAAAACCAAAAGAAGGAATAGCATGTAATGGCCAGAAAAGTAggaacatatatacatatatatatatatgtgtatatatatatatatatatattttttttatatatgcatataatcAAGAATGTATACATCTCATATGCAAGTGCCATTGGAGTGCACCAGGAGGTAAAATTCACCCGCATTAATAAAACTTTAGGCAGAAAAAACACCCACTTTAGTAGGGCCATAAAAGCAAATATCACAATAACAAATACATCAACCAATGGCAATAGAAAAGTTGAAGGCAAGGAAGCTATGAATCTTTCTCATTAACAAGCTACCAACTAAGCAAATCATTTGAATAAGTTATGTTTTCACTTCTATTCTCCAACTGATCTAATACCCAGATAAAGAAAATGTTCAacaaaaattgggaaaaaaaggGTCTAACAAATGAAAGCAAATACGTCTAACAAAAGAAAttctaatatttgtttttctgttgcATCCATCCAAGTGCAAAAATATTGGTGAGTCTACTCTTAGATCTAGACAATATAACCTAGCACTGTTCAACATCCCTATCAATGTAAGTTTAATTCAGAGTATTATCTATGTCAAAGTGCCTTTAAATGACAACcagaaaattcaaaaacacTAACAGAGGGTTTAATCAATTTCAACAAGCATAAGATACCCCATTATATTTACTCTAACATATTTTTTGCGAAATGAAGGTTAGCAAATTAGATCACCTAGTATCATAATGTcggtcaaaaaaaaaaaaagtatataatattaaataagtcATGAGATGCGGTTTGTCTTAACAAGATAGCATATGTGCATCATGCGAAGCACATCACTGTAGAACTTTAAATGTTGATCATTCATAATATCTGAGCCATTATCAAGATATGCAAGTCTAGCAATCTAAGGGATAATCAACCAGAAATCCCTCAAAATATATTTGGAAAGAGGACTAAATTCCAGAATGCACCCTTATATGCTCTGAAAAGACAAATGTAGGAGCTCTACGAAGTACGaactaaataaaacacaagcatACTGAAAGAATTAAGACGCAAACAGTATATCTGACAAGGGTCTTAAACTGAACCAAGAATACAGAGTAGAAGCGATTCGTTGAACACCAAGTGTCACCTAAAAGTGCAGAGGTTACTCAAGACTCTTCCGCCAGCAACTTCTTTGAATGCAGCAGCAGTAGAAAAATCTGCAATATATTGAAAACAAATAGAATCTGGTAAAAACAAGCAATTAAAACCGAATTATTGATGTCTACTAGATTGTACTCACACACGAATGCACTTGCgcacacacaaaaacaaaaggatatcattaaaaaaatgatatctttAAATCGCAAAGACCTAAGGcaattattcaataaaatgatagtCAACATGTTTCCCATTTCTTCTTGAAAAACAATTGGGGTATATCTTTGCAAAATTAGACTCAGTTTCATGTTTAGCATTTCTGCCAAGCTCTCTAACTGAGGATACAACCTGAAACAAAAAAGTTGAGTTacatattaagagaaaatttgatttgttaGAGAAAGAGTCGCACGTAAATAAGATTTCTTTATCAGGCGTCAATATGAATAATCAAGTACTCAATACAATCACTCACACATGAATTATTTTTCTAAGAGCACATGGAAGGATTTCCTAtccaattcaaaaaaaatttcaagtcaAATAGTAATGtcgattcaaaatatcaaaaacttgaccaatcaaacaaaaattcagaaaagaaaatgtttttttattattataataatttttggtATCCTTTCCATCTGAAGAAAAAAGATTccattaaattatcaaaattgcCAGtgaatattgataaattttGCATGAGACTCACCCATTGTTTAGATTAATTACTTCTGCAAGTTCACCTAAAGAAGTCAGGAAGTGAACAAGTAAACCTAATTGAGGATTACATTTCTTCAAATTTCTATTTAACAATGCCTTGTGTATTGATGTTATATTATCACTTCTCGACATGATCTCAACTccaatgaaaaatttttaaaattcatattttactaaaatacagACTTGTTTGATACTATGATGTCCTCTGGTACTTTTTCCAATGATTTCTAAAGCAACCTAAAGGGTCAAAAGTGTAGTAGCGCCCAACTCATATCCAAAAGACAAGGATGTGGAATTACTAGGTAACAATGAACTAAATCTTATTAGTATAACagctaatgaaaaaaatgagttagACAACTTTTAATAGTAAAATATTGTATGCCCTCATAAGGAAATCATCAAGATTCTCATGCACTATATGTAACAAGATATGTGGTAAAGCAAGTAAATAGGGCCATTTAATAAAATgaccctcctttttttttaattaaaccaaatggCCCTGAGGCcattttaattgtcaaaatgGCCCTAGGACCATCACATCGGCGCTGAGTTAGCGCCCAGTCAGCGCTGACTGGGCTGCTGACGtggcatttttaaataaaaataagggatttaaattaaaaaaacacacttacatatttttaaaaaaattatttaaaagtttaataaatttaaaaaaaaattggtcaaaaaaacccaaaaataagcCAACTTATTGATTAGAAAACAATTCAagagttaaaatgaaaaaaatcaggattttttatttaaaaatgccaCGTCAACAGCCCAATCAGCATATCACATCACCCATGTGGGTGATGTGATGGTCCTAGGGCCATTTTAACAATTTAAGatggccctagggccatttggtttaattaaaaaaaaaggagggccATTTTATTAAATGGcccaagtaaataaaaaaactttaaccCAAATAAGCCCATTTGAAGTTGTGTTACCTGTCACCCTTTTCAGTGAATTGACAATTGACCGTGTCCCACCTTTATTTGAAGGGTGAAAACCTTCTAGAAGGCCCTTGCAGAGACACTGCAgggaaaaccaaaagaaaattttcaattgtcataaatatccaaaacaaaaaaatttattattacattGAAAGCAAACTGAGCTTCATTGGCTCTAAAAGATTACACACTTAAATTAAAGTTCAATTATCAGATTAATTCTTAAATATAGGAAGTAATCCACAAACATATCATTctagaaaacaagaaatagttgcaaaagggaaaaaaaggggGTTCAAACTTAATTCAATATGCAATAAAAATTGATAGATGGATATCGCATATGCTTGATACCAAAAGGAACAGTAACAGGAATCTCCCTCGTATGTATTTATCAGTAATTCCCTGGAAAATATCTCCAACTAACTAAAAACATGCAGCCTAGAGGACTAAGACCCTGAATCgcatcttcttcattattttgcttttaaaaagAGAAGTTAACATGGAAAACAGCTTCACTACGTTTCTACAATTATGCAAAATTATAAGCACTGATACGTTAAGTTATTTCTCAATTCAACCCTTACAGTAAAGAAATCTTTAGGGTGCACCACTGCAGCGTAtactttgttatattttttcccTGTTTTTCCAAATTTTCACTTTAGTCCTCTATTTAGTAAATATTGTATAAGCGCATAAATGCACATGGCTCATAGGCAAGCTTATAACAAGGACAATTACCTTATTCCTAATGCCTCTCCACACCATTAGAGCGCATTGACCTCTGCCACCTGATATGTAAAAAGCATAagaaaaaagttaatataaaatatgaaggATGAGGTAAATGCACAAAAGGGCATACAGTTTAGTAAAATATTGTTACTGtgcacaaaaattttaaaaaaaaaatcacaatcagTGAAGATCTAAAGAGGGTCTTTAAATAGTTTGTATTATGAATGCATCCATTCttgaacttaaaaataataataataaataaataaataaatttagtatCCTTTTGTATCATCAATGAAATTCTAATTGAGTCAAAACCATGGGCcctccatatatatatcatcatggatatatatgtatgtacttcattaattataaatcatttttcaCCGTCAGACATGCCTTTATCTTCGTAACATATGCTCAATTTCTCTATTTAAATCATGCCTCTTATTCTTTCTCAAACTCAACCTTTCATATCAGCAGCATTCTCCCAAGCACATATAAAACCATTTGCAGTTCCCAGCAATTTGTTTCACAGACCAAATGTGCCAATATTACATGCAAAGTAACCACaatcttttaataaatcataatcacTACATCAATAAGAGGTCTCCTCCTCACATTAGTAATTAAATTC is a window from the Dioscorea cayenensis subsp. rotundata cultivar TDr96_F1 chromosome 2, TDr96_F1_v2_PseudoChromosome.rev07_lg8_w22 25.fasta, whole genome shotgun sequence genome containing:
- the LOC120269975 gene encoding translation initiation factor IF-2, with product MTILELAKQTGVTIGSLQEIVLNVGEKVDSEFDPISIDVAELVAMEVGFNVRRLHSDEGAQLKTRPAVVTVMGHVDHGKTSLLDALRQTSVAAKEAGGITQHLGAFVVGMSSGASLTFLDTPGHAAFSAMRARGAAVTDIVVLVVAADDGVMPQTLEAMNHAKVANVPIVVAINKCDKPGADPERVRIQLGSEGLLLEDLGGDVQVVEVSAIKKSGLDRLEEALLLQAEMMDLKARVDGTAQAYVVEARLDRGRGPLATAIVKSGTLLSGQHIVVGAEWGRIRAIRNMVGKVIESAGPAIPVEIEGLKGLPMAGDDVVVVDSEERARMLSNGRKKKLEKDRLHKASEERAESPDTSEEEFERVELPIIVQADVQGTVQAVTDALRSLNSSQVHVNIVHVGVGPISQSDVDLAQACGACIVGFNIRSPPSTITLAANKANIKICQHRVIYHLLEEMGNLIVDRAPGTYETQVAGEGEILDIFELKGRSKSKGPDVKIAGCKVLDGRFTKSSTMRLLRSGEVVFEGSCVSLKRAKQDVEAVGKGNDCGLVIEHCDDFQIGDVIQCLEQVKRKPKFVSSESGAVRIVC